Below is a window of bacterium DNA.
CCAGGAGGTGGACTTCGTGGTGGAGACGCCGCGCCGCCTGCTGCCGGTGGAGGTCAAGGCCGCCACCCGCGTCCAGCCGGCCGACGCCAGGGGCCTGGAGGCCTTCCTGGACGAGTACCCGGACCTGGCCGAGGGCGGCCTGCTCCTCCACGCGGGCGAGGAGGCCTTCCCCCTGACGCGCCGGGTCTGGGCCGCGCCCTGGTGGCAGGTATGTTGAGCCAGGGCCGGAGGACCACGCGGCCGCGCCGCGCCCGGGAGGTGCTGGCGCGCCTCGTCCTCTTCGCGCTCCTGGCCCTCCCCGTCCCGGCGCGGGCCGGGCTGCTAGCCGTCATCGACCGCTCCCACCCCACCAGCGCGGAACTCAATGCCGACCAGTTGAGCCTGCTGGCGCAGGCCGTGCGCGGCGAGGCCGCGCGCCACCTGGGCGCCCGGGAGGTCGCCGTGCTCTCCGAGGAGAACACCGTCACCATTTTGAAGGACATGGGCGTGGATCTGGCCCGCTGCGAGGGCGAGTGCGAAGTGGAGCTCGCCCGCACGCTGCAGGCCGACTGGCTGGTCACGAGCAAGGTCGTGCGCTTCGGAGCGCAGTGGACCCTGCAGCTGAACCTCTTCAAGACCGCCACGGGCCAGCTGGCGGGCTCCGAGCAGCTGACGGCGAAGGGGAAGGAGGATCTGGTCAACGGCGTCCCGCGCGCGGCCTGCCGGCTCCTGGCCGGCACCTGGGCGCCCGACTCCGCCTGCGCCTCCCTGGCCCAGCCGGCGGCGCCGGGGCAGCAATCCGCCGGGACGCCCGCCCGGCCCGCCGTGGTCAGGACCGCCGACTCTGCACCATCAACCCCGTCGCCTGCCGCCGTGCAGCCGCCGAAAAACACCCCGGGCAGATCGACGCGCTGCCTGGGCACGACCCAGGCCGGCGCCCGCTGCAAGCGCACCACCGAGAGACCCAGCGGCTACTGCTGGCAGCACGAGGACCAGGCCGGGACCCGCCCGTGGACCGAACCGGCCCCGGACCTGCCGGACGCCGAGCGCTGCCGGGCGATGACACAGAGGGGAACGCGCTGCACACGGCGCGCCACCGCCAATGGCCTCTGCTGGCAACACAAGAAATGATCCAGGACCCGGAGCCGACGCCATGCCCTTGCTGCGACTGCTGATCCTTCTTTGCCTGGTCGGGCCGGCCCCGGCCCAGCTTCTCGCCGTGCTGGACAAGTCCAAGCCGGAGGACGCCGGCCTCTCCCAGGCCAAGCTCAACATCCTGGCCCAGGCCGCCCGCGGCGAGGCGCGCCGCCGGATTCCGGAGCAGTTCCAGGTCATGAGCGAAGAGAACACGATCACCATCCTCAGGGACATGGGGGTCAATCTGGCGGCCTGCGAAGGCGAGTGCGAGGTGGAGATCGCCCGCAAGTTGCAGGCCGACTGGCTGATGAGCGTCCAGCTGGTGCGCTTCGGCAGCGCCTGGAACCTGCAACTCAATCTCTTCGAGACGGCGACGGGCGCCCTCAAGGGCAGCGAGCGGGCGCAAGTGGCCCAGGAGGACCGCCTGATCGCCGTGGCCGAAGAGAAGACCGGCCTCCTCGCCCTGCTGGTGGGGCGCCGGTCCGACCTGCCCGCCAGCGGCCGCATTGGTGGCGGCGGCGAGGAGTGGGAGCTGCCCGCCACGGTGGGTGTCCTGGTCACCTTCGAATCCACCCCGCCCGGCGCCACCGTCACGCTGGACGGCAGCTACCTGGGCGAGACGCCCATCACCCGGGAACTGACCCCGGGTCCCCACAGCCTGAAGCTCAGCCTGTCCCGCTACGAGGACCTGGTCGAGCGGGTGACCGTGGACAAGAGAGCGGTGCTCGCCCGACCCTTGACTCCCCTGTTCGGCTGGCTGACGGTGGAGAGCACACCCGCGGCGCAGCCGGTCTGGCTGGACGGTGTCCGGGCAGGGGACACGCCCCTTAGGGATCACGTGCTGGGCCATGGCCCCCACGTGGTGCAGGTGGGGGACAGCGTCCGGACCTACCCGGTGGGCGAGCGCTTCGCCTTGGCCAAGGGGGAACGCAAGACCCTGAGTTTCGACGTCCTGCAGCGAACGGGCGGCCTGGTCGTGCGGCTGGTGGACGCCCAGGGCAATGCGCTGGAGCAGGCCGTGACGGTGGACGGCACGCCCCGCGGCAACAGCCCGCTGCAACTGAAGCTGCCCATCGGGGAGCATGTGGTCGAGGCGGACGGGAAGCGGCATTCCGTTCGGGTGGTGGAGAAGGAGATCGAGTCGCTGGTCCTGACTGTGGAGCGCGCGGCCGCGTCGCCTGCGGGGGGCCAGGGCGTGGCCGGCCCCCTGCCCGGCATGACCTTCGTCACCCTGCCAGCTGGCAGCTTCCAGATGGGCAGCACCACGGGAGATGAGGACGAGAAACCCGTGCACAAGGTGACGCTCTCCTCTTTCGCCCTGATGACGACGGAAGTGACGCAGGTCCAGTGGCGGGCGGTGATGGGCGACAACCCCTCCTACTTCAAAGGCGACGACCTGCCCGTCGAATATGTGAGTTGGAATGACGTGCAGGACTTCCTCCGCAAGCTCAACCAAAGAGATCCCGGCAAAGGCTACCGCCTGCCCACGGAGGCAGAGTGGGAGTATGCCTGCCGGGCGGGGTCGACCGCGAGGTGGTGCTTCGGAGACAATGAGTCGCAGCTGGGTGACTACGCATGGTACATCGCCAACGCCGATGGCCGCACCCATCCGGTGGGCCGGAAGCGGGCCAACGCCTGGGGCCTCTTCGACATGCACGGCAACGTGTGGGAGTGGTGCCAGGACTGGTATGGGAACTACCCCTCAGGAGATTTGACGAATCCCGCAGGACCGACCAGCGGCGCCTACCGGGTGGTGCGTGGCGGCAGCTGGGGCCACGTCAGTTCGAACGCCCGTTGTGCCTACCGGGGCTACAACACGCCCACGGATCGCAGCTACTACATCGGCTTCCGCTGTGCCAGGACTCCCTGAGCCCTTGGGTTCTTGGGTCTTGGCCCTTGGCTTATGGCCGCGCCACCGGCGCGGCCGCGCGAGTTGTCATGAGGAAGCTGCCGCCGAACGCCGGGAGAGGAGATGGGATCTGTGGCCCTGCACCCCGCCCGGTCGCTGGCGACACGTCACGCCAGTGGCAAGGCCGGTTGGCGCCGGGGGAGGGATGAGCCCGGCGGGAGGAGACACGAAAGGGACCGCCTGGCGACGATCCCCTTGATGTGAGAAGCCATCCGGGAGACTCGAACTCCCGACCTGCGCATTACGAATGCGCTGCTCTACCAACTGAGCTAGGATGGCCTGCAAGGCGCACAGTATAGCGTCCGGTCACTGGGGAGTCAAGCTGGGCGGGCCGTAGGGACACGATGCATCGTGTCCCTACGGGGCCTCATTCATCCTTGCCGTGGCATTGCTTGTACTTCTTCCCGCTGCCGCAGGGGCACGGGTCATTGCGCCCGATGCGTGGCCCCTCCCGCTTCACCGGCTCCTTCTTCACGCGGGCCGCCTCGCGCTCCTCGCGGGAGGTCGTTTTCGGCGCCATGGCGCCGCCGCTCTGCAGCAGTCCGGCCTCCTGGTGGTGGGCTTCGGCCCCCTCCACCCCGCGCCCGCGGAACTCGGTGTCCTCGGCCCGGATCTCCACGTTGGCCCGGGTGATGAGCTGCAGCGTGTCCTCGTAGGTGCCCAGGAGCATGTCGTTGAACATCTCCAGGCCCTGCTTCTTGTACTCCACCAGGGGGTTCTTCTGGGCGTAGGCCTGGAAGCCGATGCCCGCCTTCAGTTCGTCCATCTCGGCCAGATGCTGCTTCCAGCGGCGGTCGATGGCCGTGATCAGGGCGAAGCGCTCCAGGCGGGGCATCAACTCCTCGCCGATCAGCTCCCGCTTGCGCGCGTAGGTTTCCCGACCCATGCGGCACAGCGTCTCGCGCAGGCCGTCGAAGGTGGTCGAGGCCTGCTGCTCCTCCGTCACCTGCAAGTTGATGAGGAGGATGCGCAGCAGGTCCTGGCGCAGGGCCACCCAGCTCCAGTCGTCGGGCTGATGGACGGGCTGGCAGTGCTTGTCGAGGATGCTGTCCACCACGTCGTCGATCATCTCCTCCATGACGAGGGACTGGTCCTCACCCAGCAGGGCGCTGGACCGGCGGGCGTAAACCGTGTTGCGCTGCACGTTCATCACGTCGTCGTATTCGAGCAGGTGCTTGCGGATGGCGAAGTTCTGCTCCTCCACCCGTTTCTGCGCCTTGCTGATGGAGTTGGAGATCATCTTGTGGCTGATCACCTCCCCCTCCTGGATGCCCAGGCGGTCCATCACGCCGGCGATGCGGTCGCTGCCGAAGAGGCGCATCAGGTCGTCTTCCAGGCTCAGGTAGAAGACGGAGTCGCCGGGGTCGCCCTGGCGGCCGGCACGCCCGCGCAGCTGGAGATCGATGCGCCGGCTTTCATGGCGCTCGGTGCCAAGGATGAAGAGGCCGCCCGTCTTGTGGCCCGCCTCGTCGGTGCGGACCACGCCCTCGCCCAGCTTGATGTCCGTGCCGCGACCGGCCATGTTGGTGGCGATGGTGACGGCGCCCGCCTGCCCGGCGTTGGCGATGATCTCCGCCTCGCGCCGGTGCTGCTTGGCGTTGAGCACGTTGTGGGGGACTTTCGCCTTGCGCAGCAGGTCGGAGAGGATCTCCGACACCTCCACGCTGATCGTCCCCACCAGGACGGGCCGGCCCTCCTGATGCAGGGAGGTGATGCGCGCGACGATGGCCTGGTACTTCTCCCGCTTGGTGCGGTAGATGAGGTCGTCCTGGTCGTCGCGGATGATGGGCCGGTTGGTGGGGATCTCCACCACGTCCAGCTTGTAGATGGCCCAGAACTCGTTGGCCTCGGTGGCGGCCGTGCCCGTCATGCCGGCCAGCTTCTCATACATGCGGAAGTAGTTCTGGAGGGTGATCGAGGCGACGGTCTGGGTCTCGCGCTCGATGTTGACGTCCTCCTTGGCCTCCAGCGCCTGGTGCAGGCCGTCCGAGAAACGGCGGCCGTGCATGATGCGGCCCGTGAACTCGTCCACGATCTGGACTTTGCCGTCCTGCACCACGTACTCCACGTCCTTCTCGTAGAGCGTGTAGGCGCGCAGCAGCTGGCTGATGTTGTGGATGCGCTCGCTGCGGTCGCCGAAGACGCGGTTCAACTCATCCACGGCGCGCAGGCGCTCCTCCTCGCCCAGTCCGGGGTCTTCGTCGATCTTGACCAGCTCGGTGGAGAGGTCGGGGATGACGAACATCTCCTCGCCCTGGGAGGTGACCATGGCCAACTTGTGGCGGCCCTTCTCCTGCAGGTCGATGCTGTGGGCGCGCTCGTCGATGGAGAAGAGGAGCTCGTTGTCCAGCTCGTGCAGGCGCTTCTCGCGCATGTAATCGTTCTCCACCTGCGTGATCTTGCGCTTGACGCCCTCCTCCTTCACGATCTCGAGGAACTCGGGCAGCTTGGGTGCGCTGCGCTGGGCGAGCAGCAGGCGCAGCCCCGCCTCGTAGCGGTCCTCCTCCTTCTCGCTCTTCCACAGCCCGGTGGCCTCGCTGATCAGTCCGCGCGTCTGTCGCACCTGGTCGTCCACCAGGCGGCGCACCGGCTCCTTCAGCTCGACGAACTTGTGGGTGGATTTCTCCACCGGCCCGGCGATGATGAGCGGCGTGCGCGCCTCGTCGATGAGGACGGAGTCCACCTCGTCCACGATGGCGAAGTTGAAATCCCGCTGGACGCGGTCCTCCACGTGGAGGACCATGTTGTCGCGCAGGTAGTCGAAGCCCATCTCGTTGTTGGTGCCGTAGCAGATGTCGCACTGGTACATCTGCTTGCGCACCTCCGGGTGCTGGCCGTTGAGGATGACGCCCACGCTCAGCCCCAGCCAGCGGTAGATCAGTCCCATCCACTCGCTGTCGCGCTGGGCCAGGTAGTCGTTCACCGTCACCAGATGCGCCCCGCGCCCGGTCAGGGCGTTGAGGTAGAGGGGCATGGTGGCGACCAGGGTCTTGCCCTCGCCCGTGGCCATCTCCGAGATGCCGCCCCGGTGCAGGCTGATGGCGCCGATCAACTGCACGTCGTAGGGCACCATGTCCCAGGCGACTGTCTTGCCCGTCACCGTGTACTGGGTGCCCAGGCAGCGGCGGCAGGCCTCCTTGACCACGGCGTAGGTCTCATGCAGGAGGTCGTCCGTGCTCTCGCCCGCCTTGATGCGCTGGCGGAACTCGGCGGTCTTGCCCTTTACCTCCTCGTCGCTCAGCGCGGCCAGTCCGGCGAAGATCTCGTTGATGCGGTCCACATCCGTCTGGAACTTGGCCATGGTATGGGCGCGGCGATCGGTCTTGCCGCCAAAGATGTTCTTCAGGAATCCCAGCATGCAGCACTCTCATTATCTGGATCCGACCGGACGGCGGGGTGGACTGATCCACCCTGCCCTCATCTGGATCATGTCGCGCAGGCAACCGGCCAA
It encodes the following:
- a CDS encoding DUF5763 domain-containing protein, with amino-acid sequence MLSQGRRTTRPRRAREVLARLVLFALLALPVPARAGLLAVIDRSHPTSAELNADQLSLLAQAVRGEAARHLGAREVAVLSEENTVTILKDMGVDLARCEGECEVELARTLQADWLVTSKVVRFGAQWTLQLNLFKTATGQLAGSEQLTAKGKEDLVNGVPRAACRLLAGTWAPDSACASLAQPAAPGQQSAGTPARPAVVRTADSAPSTPSPAAVQPPKNTPGRSTRCLGTTQAGARCKRTTERPSGYCWQHEDQAGTRPWTEPAPDLPDAERCRAMTQRGTRCTRRATANGLCWQHKK
- a CDS encoding SUMF1/EgtB/PvdO family nonheme iron enzyme, with product MPLLRLLILLCLVGPAPAQLLAVLDKSKPEDAGLSQAKLNILAQAARGEARRRIPEQFQVMSEENTITILRDMGVNLAACEGECEVEIARKLQADWLMSVQLVRFGSAWNLQLNLFETATGALKGSERAQVAQEDRLIAVAEEKTGLLALLVGRRSDLPASGRIGGGGEEWELPATVGVLVTFESTPPGATVTLDGSYLGETPITRELTPGPHSLKLSLSRYEDLVERVTVDKRAVLARPLTPLFGWLTVESTPAAQPVWLDGVRAGDTPLRDHVLGHGPHVVQVGDSVRTYPVGERFALAKGERKTLSFDVLQRTGGLVVRLVDAQGNALEQAVTVDGTPRGNSPLQLKLPIGEHVVEADGKRHSVRVVEKEIESLVLTVERAAASPAGGQGVAGPLPGMTFVTLPAGSFQMGSTTGDEDEKPVHKVTLSSFALMTTEVTQVQWRAVMGDNPSYFKGDDLPVEYVSWNDVQDFLRKLNQRDPGKGYRLPTEAEWEYACRAGSTARWCFGDNESQLGDYAWYIANADGRTHPVGRKRANAWGLFDMHGNVWEWCQDWYGNYPSGDLTNPAGPTSGAYRVVRGGSWGHVSSNARCAYRGYNTPTDRSYYIGFRCARTP
- the secA gene encoding preprotein translocase subunit SecA, producing MLGFLKNIFGGKTDRRAHTMAKFQTDVDRINEIFAGLAALSDEEVKGKTAEFRQRIKAGESTDDLLHETYAVVKEACRRCLGTQYTVTGKTVAWDMVPYDVQLIGAISLHRGGISEMATGEGKTLVATMPLYLNALTGRGAHLVTVNDYLAQRDSEWMGLIYRWLGLSVGVILNGQHPEVRKQMYQCDICYGTNNEMGFDYLRDNMVLHVEDRVQRDFNFAIVDEVDSVLIDEARTPLIIAGPVEKSTHKFVELKEPVRRLVDDQVRQTRGLISEATGLWKSEKEEDRYEAGLRLLLAQRSAPKLPEFLEIVKEEGVKRKITQVENDYMREKRLHELDNELLFSIDERAHSIDLQEKGRHKLAMVTSQGEEMFVIPDLSTELVKIDEDPGLGEEERLRAVDELNRVFGDRSERIHNISQLLRAYTLYEKDVEYVVQDGKVQIVDEFTGRIMHGRRFSDGLHQALEAKEDVNIERETQTVASITLQNYFRMYEKLAGMTGTAATEANEFWAIYKLDVVEIPTNRPIIRDDQDDLIYRTKREKYQAIVARITSLHQEGRPVLVGTISVEVSEILSDLLRKAKVPHNVLNAKQHRREAEIIANAGQAGAVTIATNMAGRGTDIKLGEGVVRTDEAGHKTGGLFILGTERHESRRIDLQLRGRAGRQGDPGDSVFYLSLEDDLMRLFGSDRIAGVMDRLGIQEGEVISHKMISNSISKAQKRVEEQNFAIRKHLLEYDDVMNVQRNTVYARRSSALLGEDQSLVMEEMIDDVVDSILDKHCQPVHQPDDWSWVALRQDLLRILLINLQVTEEQQASTTFDGLRETLCRMGRETYARKRELIGEELMPRLERFALITAIDRRWKQHLAEMDELKAGIGFQAYAQKNPLVEYKKQGLEMFNDMLLGTYEDTLQLITRANVEIRAEDTEFRGRGVEGAEAHHQEAGLLQSGGAMAPKTTSREEREAARVKKEPVKREGPRIGRNDPCPCGSGKKYKQCHGKDE